A stretch of DNA from Allomeiothermus silvanus DSM 9946:
TCCTGGATCATCACCACGATGATCGGCCAAGCCGCGCTCAGGCAGGCCCCGGCGAAGCCGATGGCGACCATTCGCAAGATTCCTTCGGTGTGCAAAAAGAGGTAGAGGGTTCCCAAGGCCAATACCATCGTCGTCGCCATCGTTGTGCGGCGCCCGAAGCGATCCGCGAGCAAGCCGCCGCTCAAGGTTCCGGCGGCCCCGCAGATGGCGAGCAGGGTAACCAGGAAGGCTGCACCCTCTTTCGACAGAGTTCCGGTCTCGTGGAAGTACAGCGGGATGAAGGCTTGCAACCCGGACATCACCGTACTGCGCAGGGTAATGAGGAGCATCAAAAAAGCCACCAAGCCAAAAGCGATGCCTGCCTCCCGGCTCCCCACCACCCTGGCCTTCTTGGGTATATCCTGGCGGATCGTGCGCCACTGGCTCCATAAAGCCAGCAGGCCCAAGGTGGTCGGGATGAGCATCAAGAGCGCCCCGGGCTTGCCCAGGCGCTCAACCAGCAACGTCGCGATGATCGGCCCCAGGGCAAAGCCGATGTTTCCCCCGGAGAAAAAGAACGAGGTTCCGCTGGCGACTTTCTCGGCGCTCACCGCGCGCACCCTCGAGAGCGCCTCCGGGTGAAAGGCCGCTGAGCCGATACCAGAGAGGACCACCGCCGCAATCACCAAGCCGTAGCTGGGCAAAAACAAAACCGAGGCCATCGCCACCCCACATAGCAGACAACCTGCCCAGACCATCCACTGGTACGATCTGTGATCGCCCAGGATGCCGAAGAGCGGCTGGGCGATGGCAATGATGATGTTATTGGCGGTGATGATGGCGGCAGCGGTGGCGTAGCTTAGGTGAAAATGCGCCAACAGAATCGGAAGCAGCACCACCAGCGAACCGGTCTGCATGTCCACACTGATATGAGCCAGGGTGACAGCAGCGATGCTAGGGCGATGAGGCTGGGCAAACATAAGCCCAACTATAGCGTTCTCTGCGAACCCGGGACGACCCAGCAGGAGAGGACCGTAACGAATAGCCGCTCGGCCCGTGGTGGCAATAGCTAAAAGTTAGGCCCCTCTCCCAGGGGAAAGGGGCTCCTCAAGGCCTATACCCTGCATTAAGCCGCGAGTTTGAAGTTCGCAGCCAGCACCCCCGGCAGGTCACGGATGCGGTTGAGGAGGGCCTCGAGCCCTTCTCGGCTCTGCTCTTGGACTACCACGATAGCCTCACTCGAGCCCGCCAGAGCGTCAGCCTTGACCACGCCGGGCAGGCGGCGCAGGTTGCGCCGCACAGCCTTAGGGCGAATGCAGGAGACAAACACGTAGGCCGAAACGCTGGGTTGGCCACTCTGACGGGTGCTGCGAAGCAAGGCGTGGGTGCGGGCTTCGCGCTGAAGCTCTTCGGCTTTGCGTTTAGCCTCCGCCAGCTGATCTGCCGCGTTCGGATTCATCGAGTTCCACATCTTCCCTACCTCCTATACCCCAACCCTGGGCCTTACCCCAAGGGACAGAGCCAAGCAATACCCTCGCTGAACCCCCGTTTGGAATTCCACGCCAAAGCCTTGGGGGGTTTCAGAGCAGTTCGTAGCCCCCCAGCTATCCGGCCTTGGGCAAAGGCTCGAGGTTGACGATACGGGCGAAGATTTTGGCAAGGGCGCTTCGCGGGTAGTAGGCGGCCCGATAAGCTGAGATGGCCTCGAGCCAGGCGTTAGCGAGAACCTGGGCGCGAGGGCTCAGCCGGGGCAAATGCTCGTTGATTTCAGCCTCCAAAGCCTCCAGCCCTAACATCCCCCGACGGTTATCAAGCTCAATCAGCGCATTCAAAACCTCACTCGGGTGCACCTTTCCCCGGCCCAGACTTCGCCACACCGCAGGGTTATCCCTCATATTTTCGCCTCCTTTTATGATGTTAACATAATGATATGCGGATGGCAATACCCCGTCGGGCCATTATGGCTTGACCATAAACCCATTCTGCGCTAAGCTGACCTCAATATGACACTAGCAGAACGCCTCAGAGAACTTCGCAGTGAGCGCGGTTGGCGGCTCAAGGACTTATCCGAGCAGAGCGGGCTTTCCGTCCCCTACCTTTCCGACCTCGAGCGGGGCCGCACCAACCCCAGCCTGGAGACCCTCAATACCCTGGCCCGAACCTATGCTATGAGTGTCCAGGACTTGCTCGAGCCCACTGACTTCGCCGGAGAACGCACCCCAGCGGCTCTTCCCAAGGGCCTGGCTGAACTCCTGGCCGACCCCATTCTGGGCAAGGAGATCACTCCCGACTGGCAAAAAACCCTCTCGCGTATCGAGCTGCGCGGCAAACGGCCTCAGTCCAAGCGCGACTGGTACGAAATTTTCCTCCATCTGCGGCGGGTTTTGGAAGGCTGAGCAGATAGGGGCGACGGTTGACGCAGTCCCTGCACAAGCAGTGGCGTAGCTTCGTCGAGAAGTCTGTTTCGCCGAGCGGAGCGAGGGGGGCTGCTGGTGTCTTGGCTATGTTGGCTACATGACCAACCAACCCGTAAACGAGCGGCACAATAAGGGGCAATGGAAGAGCCCTTCCCGGCCAGCGCCTCCGGTTTTTACGTGGTGGGCCTCGAGGTTCGCACCAGCAAAGCCTTAGAGGACGACCCTCAGACCGCCCGCGTACCGGCTTTGTGGGAACGCTTTGGGCGGGAGAACCTGGCCGAGCAAATCCCCCGCAGACTGGCCAAAGGTCATCCTTTCTGTGTGTACTTCGACTACCAGTACCCTGCCGAAACGTCTTTTCGCCAAGCGCCGCGAGATGCTTCTTTCGCCGCGAAGCGGGGTGGGGAGGCGTATTTTCGCCGAGCGCAGCGAGGGGTGGCTTATTCGGTGGTACTGGGTTACCAAGTCCCCAGCCTCGAGGACGTACCCCCCGGCCTGCGGGGCCTTTATGTCCCAGGTGGGAAGTATCTGGTTTTTTCTACCGAGCCGCAAAAGCTAGCCCAGGCGTGGACGGATATCCAGAATTACTTCACCCAGCCCGGCAAGCCTCAAAGGGCGTTTACTTATGATTACGAAGAGTATTTTTGCCAAAACGCTCCTTGTGACGAGGTGCGGATTTACGTCGCGCTATGCTGAAGTTGAGGCACGGAAATGGATGGTTCTGCTTAAGAAGCAGGGGCTCTCAGAAACTCCAGGAGTAGGAGATGCTACGGGCTAAAGTGCGCGAACTCGCGCGAGATTACCGTAAGGCAAACGCCCCCCTTACCCCAGAGCGGCTTGCTAAGGGCATCGGGGCCAGCTTCGAGATCGCTCCCATCCCCACCGACGGGATGTTCGACTTCGACCGAGGGCGCATCCTCATTGCCGAAGGGCAATCGCTCAAACGCCAACGCTTCACCCTAGCCCACGAGGTAATGCACTACCTGATCCGCCACGACGAGAACTTGCTCTCGGACATGCACGAGGAGTACGCGGGAGACGAGTTCGAGGAGACCCTCGAGGCCTTGTGCAACCTGGGGGCGGCGGAGATGCTGCTGCCTAGCGAGAACGTAAAGGCCACCCTAGCGAAGAAGGGGCTACGGGCCAAGCTTATCCCTGACCTGGCCGAAACCCACCAGGTCTCGGAGGAGGTCGCGGCCATCGCCCTCACCGACCAGGCCGCCCACGTTCTAGCGGTGATCGCCGGAGGGCGCCCTTTGAAGGTGCTGTTCTCGAGCCGCAGCGAGTTCTTCCCGGCCCGCCCGGCCAAAAACGCCGAGGTTCCCAAGGATCACGCCCTGGCCCTGACCCTCGCCACCGGGCTCCCCTTCCAGGGGGAGGCTCCCCTTCCCAAACACCAGCGCCCCTTTTTGCTCGATGCCTACGCCAAAGGAGGGCGGGTTTACGGAATCTATCGGACTAAGCCAAACTGAGTACACTCGATATACCGAACCATGGCCACCCCTCCTAAACACCCCCTCCCCACCGTAGCCGCCCTGGTGAGCGGCCCGTCGGGGCGGGTGCTCCTGGTTCGCACCACCAAGTGGAGGGGGCTATGGGGCGTCCCCGGCGGGAAGATCGAGTGGGGAGAGCCGCTCGAGGCCGCCCTGCGGCGCGAACTGCGCGAGGAGGTGGGGCTCGAGCTTCACGATATCCGGCTGGCGCTGGTGCAAGAGGCCATCTTCGACCCCCAGTTTTACCAACCGATGCACTTCATCTTCTTCAACTACTACGCCCGGAGCGAATCTGAGGAGGTCACCCCAAACGAGGAAATCGCCGAGTGGGTTTGGGTTGAGCCGGAGGGAGCTTTGAAATACCCTCTTAACACCTTTACCCAAGTTTTGCTGAAAGACTACCTGTCGGTGGGGGCTCACCCCTATCGCGAGGGTGGCCTTTCCAGTTAGGGTAGAGGGGATGCGCCGCACTGCTTTGGTCACGGGTTCCGCCAAGGGAATCGGCAAGGCGATTTTGCTGGCTTTGGCCCGCGAAGGCTTTGACGTGGCGGTGCATTACAAAAATAGCGAACTCGAGGCCGAAACCACCCGCCAAGAGGCGGAGGCCTTGGGGGTGCGCTCGATCAAACTCCAGGCCGACGTGACCCAACCCGAGGAGGCCCAGCGGCTGGTGAGCGCCGCTGCATCCGAGCTGGGGGGTTTGCACGTACTCGTAAATAACGTGGGCGATTACCTCAAGACGCCCATCGAAAAGTGCAGCCTCCAGGAGTGGCAGCGGATGCTCGACAGCAACCTCAATGCGACCTTCTACGTGACCCAAGCCGCCATCCCCCACATGGTCAGGGCAGGCTTTGGGCGGGTGGTGAACATCGGCTTCGCCGGGGCCCAGAACCTACTAGCCCGGCCTGGTATTACCGCCTATGTGATTGCCAAGACCGGGGTGATTCTCTACAGTAAGGCCCTGGCCAAACGGCTCGCGCGCCAGGGCATAACGGTCAACGTGGTCTCGCCGGGAATCGCGGAAAACTCGATCTCTAAACCGATCGAGGAGATCCCTATGGGCCGCCTGGCCGATCTGGAAGAACTCGCGCGCGCGGTGCTCTTCTTCGTGCGGGAGGGATATGTCACTGGTCAGGTTATCGAGGTTTCGGGTGGATGGAATCTATAATGACACCCCCAGGGTCACCCGGGTTATATCTGGTGTCCAATTATTGTCTAAGTTACGGTGAAGATTGAGCCGGAGGAGCAGCATGAAGCGCATGATCGAAGTCGAAGACACGGGCTTGGTCTTCCCCTGCGAAACCGATGTGGATCGCCTGGCCTCTCTGGGCCGGGAGTGGCTCGAGATCATCGGGGAGAACCCTGAGCGCGAGGGGCTGCGCAAGACCCCCGAACGCATGGCGAAAGCCTGGGCGTTCTTGACCCGGGGC
This window harbors:
- a CDS encoding Lrp/AsnC ligand binding domain-containing protein; protein product: MWNSMNPNAADQLAEAKRKAEELQREARTHALLRSTRQSGQPSVSAYVFVSCIRPKAVRRNLRRLPGVVKADALAGSSEAIVVVQEQSREGLEALLNRIRDLPGVLAANFKLAA
- a CDS encoding MFS transporter, whose amino-acid sequence is MFAQPHRPSIAAVTLAHISVDMQTGSLVVLLPILLAHFHLSYATAAAIITANNIIIAIAQPLFGILGDHRSYQWMVWAGCLLCGVAMASVLFLPSYGLVIAAVVLSGIGSAAFHPEALSRVRAVSAEKVASGTSFFFSGGNIGFALGPIIATLLVERLGKPGALLMLIPTTLGLLALWSQWRTIRQDIPKKARVVGSREAGIAFGLVAFLMLLITLRSTVMSGLQAFIPLYFHETGTLSKEGAAFLVTLLAICGAAGTLSGGLLADRFGRRTTMATTMVLALGTLYLFLHTEGILRMVAIGFAGACLSAAWPIIVVMIQEAMPNNIGLASGLSLGTSYGATGLGVAALGGFADAFGLHSTMTLLTLLPVGILLMTLFVPERVSRPTML
- a CDS encoding ImmA/IrrE family metallo-endopeptidase encodes the protein MLRAKVRELARDYRKANAPLTPERLAKGIGASFEIAPIPTDGMFDFDRGRILIAEGQSLKRQRFTLAHEVMHYLIRHDENLLSDMHEEYAGDEFEETLEALCNLGAAEMLLPSENVKATLAKKGLRAKLIPDLAETHQVSEEVAAIALTDQAAHVLAVIAGGRPLKVLFSSRSEFFPARPAKNAEVPKDHALALTLATGLPFQGEAPLPKHQRPFLLDAYAKGGRVYGIYRTKPN
- a CDS encoding GyrI-like domain-containing protein codes for the protein MEEPFPASASGFYVVGLEVRTSKALEDDPQTARVPALWERFGRENLAEQIPRRLAKGHPFCVYFDYQYPAETSFRQAPRDASFAAKRGGEAYFRRAQRGVAYSVVLGYQVPSLEDVPPGLRGLYVPGGKYLVFSTEPQKLAQAWTDIQNYFTQPGKPQRAFTYDYEEYFCQNAPCDEVRIYVALC
- the tmpR gene encoding bifunctional dihydropteridine reductase/dihydrofolate reductase TmpR, which codes for MRRTALVTGSAKGIGKAILLALAREGFDVAVHYKNSELEAETTRQEAEALGVRSIKLQADVTQPEEAQRLVSAAASELGGLHVLVNNVGDYLKTPIEKCSLQEWQRMLDSNLNATFYVTQAAIPHMVRAGFGRVVNIGFAGAQNLLARPGITAYVIAKTGVILYSKALAKRLARQGITVNVVSPGIAENSISKPIEEIPMGRLADLEELARAVLFFVREGYVTGQVIEVSGGWNL
- a CDS encoding NUDIX domain-containing protein, whose amino-acid sequence is MATPPKHPLPTVAALVSGPSGRVLLVRTTKWRGLWGVPGGKIEWGEPLEAALRRELREEVGLELHDIRLALVQEAIFDPQFYQPMHFIFFNYYARSESEEVTPNEEIAEWVWVEPEGALKYPLNTFTQVLLKDYLSVGAHPYREGGLSS
- a CDS encoding helix-turn-helix domain-containing protein, which produces MTLAERLRELRSERGWRLKDLSEQSGLSVPYLSDLERGRTNPSLETLNTLARTYAMSVQDLLEPTDFAGERTPAALPKGLAELLADPILGKEITPDWQKTLSRIELRGKRPQSKRDWYEIFLHLRRVLEG